The Arachis hypogaea cultivar Tifrunner chromosome 16, arahy.Tifrunner.gnm2.J5K5, whole genome shotgun sequence genome contains a region encoding:
- the LOC112759181 gene encoding V-type proton ATPase subunit G isoform X1, with amino-acid sequence MRMASSSRGQGGIQQLLAAEQEAQQIVNAAKNEKLARLKQAKDEAEKEIAEHRAQLEYQFQKKVSESSGDSGANVKRLEQETESKIHHLKSESSRISGDVVSMLLSYVTTVKN; translated from the exons ATGAG AATGGCATCCAGTAGCAGGGGTCAAGGCGGAATTCAACAGCTGTTGGCTGCTGAACAAGAAGCACAGCAGATTGTGAATGCTGCAAAGAATG AAAAACTGGCTAGGCTGAAACAGGCCAAAGATGAGGCTGAAAAGGAGATTGCTGAACATCGAGCTCAGCTTGAGTACCAGTTTCAGAAGAAAGTTTCAGAG AGTAGTGGAGATTCTGGTGCTAATGTCAAGCGACTTGAGCAAGAAACTGAGTCAAAGATCCATCACCTGAAATCCGAGTCTTCAAGAATATCGGGGGATGTTGTCAGCATGCTCCTCAGTTATGTAACAACTGTGAAAAATTAG
- the LOC112759181 gene encoding V-type proton ATPase subunit G isoform X2 → MASSSRGQGGIQQLLAAEQEAQQIVNAAKNEKLARLKQAKDEAEKEIAEHRAQLEYQFQKKVSESSGDSGANVKRLEQETESKIHHLKSESSRISGDVVSMLLSYVTTVKN, encoded by the exons ATGGCATCCAGTAGCAGGGGTCAAGGCGGAATTCAACAGCTGTTGGCTGCTGAACAAGAAGCACAGCAGATTGTGAATGCTGCAAAGAATG AAAAACTGGCTAGGCTGAAACAGGCCAAAGATGAGGCTGAAAAGGAGATTGCTGAACATCGAGCTCAGCTTGAGTACCAGTTTCAGAAGAAAGTTTCAGAG AGTAGTGGAGATTCTGGTGCTAATGTCAAGCGACTTGAGCAAGAAACTGAGTCAAAGATCCATCACCTGAAATCCGAGTCTTCAAGAATATCGGGGGATGTTGTCAGCATGCTCCTCAGTTATGTAACAACTGTGAAAAATTAG